GATTGCAAAAATCATGATGATGAACCCATTGGCACAAATTATTCAAGAATTAAGACATTTTATTGTTTATTCTGGAGCAACCATTTCATGGGATATCTTTGAAAATAAGCTATTTTTAGCAATTCCCTATGTACTCTCTATTGCAGTATTTGCGCTTGGATACTCTCTTTTCAAACAAAAATCTAAGAAATTTGCGGAGATTTTATAATGCCAGAAAAACAAATTGCTTTAAAAGTTGAAAACGTAAGTAAATCTTTTCATTTACCAACAGAATCTACACAGAGCTTGCGAACAAGTTTGGTGAATTATTTTAGGGGAATAAAAGGTTATAAGGAACAACATGTATTAGAGAATGTCTCTTTTGAAGTTGAGAAAGGAGATTTTTTTGGAATTATTGGACGTAATGGTTCGGGTAAATCAACTCTTTTAAAGGTTATTTCTCAAATTTATACGCCAGAATCGGGCAAGGTCACTGTAAACGGCACTTTAGTCCCCTTCATCGAACTTGGGGTTGGTTTTAATCCAGAACTAACCGGTCGTGAAAATATTTACTTGAATGGCGCTCTTCTTGGTTTTTCAAGAGAAGAAATTTCAGCTATGTATGATGATATTGTAGAATTTGCAGAGCTAGAAGAGTTTATGGATCAAAAATTAAAGAATTATTCTAGTGGCATGCAGGTTCGTCTAGCTTTTTCGATTGCCATTAAGGCTCAAGGCGATATTTTAATTTTGGATGAAGTATTGGCTGTTGGAGATGAGGCTTTTCAGAGGAAGTGTTTTGACTATTTTGCACAATTAAAACGTGAGAAAAAAACAGTAATTTTAGTTACGCATTCAATGGAGCAAGTGCAGCGTTTCTGTAATAAAGCCATGTTGATTGATAAGGGATATCAGACAGTGATTGGAACTCCGATGGAGATTTCACAGATTTATAAGACTTTGAATGGAATTGACGTTAAGACAGAAAGTGCTGGTCAGCTTGCTTCGCATGGGATTTCAGTAGAAGCTGATTTTAAAAATCAACAGAATGCAACTTTGCTGTTTAATTTTGATGTGTGTTTTGAACAAGAGATTCTTGATCCTGTGTTAACATTTACAATTCATAAAGATAATGGTGAACTACTGTATAGGTGGGTTTCTGATGAAGAAATGGATGGTGAAATTAATGTAGTGGATCAAAGAGTTCATATAACATTTGACATTCAAAATATTTTTCCAAATGGGAAGTTTTTAACAGAACTTGGTGTTAAATCACGTGACCGCTCTAAAGAATATGCGATATTTAGTGGAATCTCAAATTTTGAGTTGATCAACAGAGGGAAAGCTGGGAATAATATTTATTGGAAGCCAAAAGCAAATGTTAAGTTGATATAATCAAAGAGGTGCAAGATGTTTCAAAACAAGAAAATTTTAATCACTCATATATGGTTACGCGGTTTTAGTGGAGCAGAAATTAATATATTAGAACTCGCTTCATTTTTTAAAAATAATGGTGCAGAAGTTGAAGTATTTACGCTGTCTGCCCAAGATCCGATGAAGTCTGAGTTTGAAACGAGAGAGATTTGTCTGATTACAGATTATTTTCATCCGTTTGATCTAAGTAGATATGATTATATTTGGTCTGCGCAAAATATTCTTCCAGCGTCTATTATTAAAAGCTTAGGACAAAAACGTGAAAAAACACCGAAATTTTTATTTTTTCATATGGCTGCTTTACCAGAACATGTTTTGGAACAACCGTTTGTGTATCAATTGGAAGAACATATTTCTTCTGGAACATTAGCGATTTCACAAGAAATTGTAGATTGTAATCTTCATCGATTTTTTAGAGAGATTCCAAATTTACAATTTTATCAAAATCCCGTCCCTTCTGAATATCTAAAAGAAAAGTATAGTTGTTCTCAAGTGGAGTTGAAAAAGATTCTAGTCATTTCAAATCATCCTCCTCAAGAAATCAAGGATTTAAAGGAAGAATTAAAGGAATACAAAATCGAAGTAGATTATTATGGTGTATGGGCAGATAAGTATGAGTTAATCAGTCCGGATTTATTGGCAAGATATGATTGTGTGATTGGTATTGGGAAAAATATTCCTTATTGTTTGGTGATGGGAAAACCGATTTATGTATATGATCATTTTGCAGGCCCAGGTTTTCTTACAGATGAAAATTTTGAATTAGCGGAATATCATAATTTTTCAGGTAGAGGTTTTGAAGAACAAAAGCGCACAAGTAAAGAAATCGCCAAAGATATTGTTGCTAATTTTTCTGCTGCTAAAAATTTTCAAGAAAAAAATTTGGAAAGATTTCAAGAGCAGTTCTCTCTTCAAAATATTATCCCTTTAATTTTGAAAACGGTAGAGCAGCGTGCGGAAGTTGGGACAATTTTTGATTCCTATTATATCACTTATTTACTAGCGATGAATACACTGATAAAGGATCTTGTTCGTTTGAATAATGATACTATGAATCTTTGGGAAGGAATTCATAATCTTGAAGGAGAGTTAGAATCTCTTAAAATAGTTGCGGACGAGCGAGAGGTCATAAAAAATGAGTTGGAATTATTAAAACTTTCAAGATTTTATAAATTATCTTTAGTATGGACAAAGATTAAAAAGATATTAAGAAATAAGGAATAAATAAGATGAATAAGTTAATATCGACTTATAAAAATGAAGGTACGAGAGCTACTTTACGAAAAATAAGTCATAAATTGAAGAGTATTAAGTATCCTAGTGGAGAGATGTCCCCCAAAATTGATATGTCTGCTATTCCTGTTATGCCACAATTGGAAGATTTGATAAAGGCAGATTATATCCATCAACCTTATGTGAAACCAGAAAAACTAGATAAGGATCGATTAAATATTGCATGGGTGACTCCTCCTGTTGGTCCAGGAGGGGGAGGGCATACCACCATTTCCCGATTTGTAAAGTATTTGCAATCTCAAGGACATCGTCTAACCTTTTATCTTTATAGAAACAATACGATTCCTCAATCTGCCAAGGAAGCACAGGATATTTTTGAACGATCCTATAAACTCAATGTTCCTGTAAAGGAGATAGAGGAATTTCAAGATGAGGATGTCGTTTTTGCGACTAGCTGGGAAACTGCTTATGCTGTATTTAATTTGATTGGAGAAAATTTACATAAATTTTATTTTGTCCAAGATTTTGAGCCTATATTTTATGGTGTTGGCTCTCGTTATAAATTAGCAGAGGCTACCTATAAATTTGGATTTTATGGAATCACAGCAGGAGCGTGGCTTCCTGATAAAGTCAAAGAATATGGTATGGAAGCAGATTATTTTAATTTTGGAGCAGACATTGATATCTATAGACCTAAAGCCCCAATTTTAAAAAAGAAAAAAATAGCTTTTTATGCTCGTGCCCACACAGAAAGACGCGGTTTCGAATTGGGTGTCATGGCTTTGAAAATTTTTAAAGAGAAGCATCCAGAATATGAGATTGAGTTTTTTGGACAAGAGATGTCAAATTATGATATTCCTTTTGAATTTACAGATAGAGGTATTTTAAATAAGCAAGAACTAGCAGAAATTTATCACGAAAGTGTTGCTTGCTTAGTTCTTTCTTTGACAAATGTTTCTCTTCTTCCACTTGAACTCTTAGTAGCAGGCTGTGTACCAGTTATGAATACGGGAGACAATAATACGAAAGTATTAGGAGATAATACTGATATTGTCTACGCAGAGGCCTATCCTATTGATTTAGCTACAAAATTATCCGAAGTAGTGGAGAGAGAAGCTATCAGTGAATATGCTGAAGAAATAAGTCAGAAATACCAAGCCACATCATGGGAAGAGAGCTATAAAAAAGTGGAAGAGATTATTTTACGTGAGGTAACTCGTGTCTAACAATAAGAAAGCGACTATTTTTATCCCTGTTTATAATGGGGAAAACGATCATTTGGAAGAGACTTTAGCAGCCTTGTATCGCCAAAAAACAAATTTTGAGTGGGATGTATTGATTACTGATTCAGGTTCTAGAGATAAATCTGTAGAAATTATAGAACGATTTGCTGAAAAGTACGGCAATATTCAGTTGAAAAAAATTGCTAAAGAAGATTATTCTCACGGGGGTACACGTCAAATGGCTGCTGAGATTTCTTCAGGAGAAATCATGGTTTACTTGAGTCAAGATGCGGTTCCTTATAATGAAAATTGGTTGACAGAGATGGTTACTCCATTTGCATTAAATCCTAATATAGCAGGAGTAGTAGCACGTCAGAAACCTCGTTTAGCCTGCTTTCCAGCGATGAAGTATGATATTGAAGCAGTATTTCGTGAACAGGGTGCAGAAGATGCTTTGACTTTCTGGACACGTTCGGATGAAACATTAAAAGGGACATATACAAAGGAATCCTTTTATAGTGATGTCTGTTCTTCAGCCCCTCGTGAGTTTTTGGTCAATCAGATTGGCTATCGTCAGGTAGCTTATTCTGAAGATTACGAGTATGGAAAAGATATTTTAGACGCTGGATATATCAAGGTTTATAATGCCAAAGCAATTGTAGAACATTCGAATGATGTTCTATTGTCGCAGTATAGAAAGCGCATGTTTGATGAAACTTATAATATTCGTATCAATAGTGGAGTGACGACTCCTGTATCTCTAGCAACTCTAGTTATGAATACGGTTAAAGGAAGTTTGAAAGATGCTGTCAAAATTTGTAGGGATAGCGATTTTTCACGAAAACGAAAATTGTATTGGCTATGCGTAAATCCTTTATTTCATCTAGAAAAATGGAGGGGGTTTCGCTTAGCGAATAAAGTAGATATATCTGAAGATCATAGCAGATACTCATTAGAGAAGAGTGGGGGATAGGAGCATAGGAATAGATTATGCCAATTAAACAAAAGTTATATTATTTGTTACTATTATTTTTATTCTATATTATCAGTTATAAGGAAATAACTTATAATATTATCGGAATAGGTTTATTACGATCGTCTCATTTAGAACAGTATTATCAAATGGGATTTACTATTTCTATTATAATATTGATTTGGGTATTCTCTAATTATGTTTCCGTAAAATTATTTTTTGAACTTACGATTCTTTATTTATTTTATTTAACATCATCTTATTTTATGAAGATGACCTTAAAAATTAATGATAATCAATTTATTTGGAATCAATTTTCAAAAAATCATTTTCTACAAACCAATTTTGTATGGATTTTAGTTATCATTTTATCTTTATCATTTATTGTAAGAGTGATTAAAGAGTTTTATTTCCCTACTCTTATAAATTTGAGCACCTCTAGACTGACATACAGAATACTAGTAAGTCAATTTTTGACATCTTTTATTTTAACTGGTAATCAAATGAAAGATAGAATATTGACCAATCGACTTATCTCAATAGATTTACAGAATAAAGGTGAAATATTTCAAAATTTATTTATCTATACTCTATTATGCTACCTTGTGATTTCTGTTTTATCTTACTTGTTTATAAAAGCTTGCGGAAATTTGTTCAAAAATAAAGTTAGTTTGTCTTTAGCTGTTACAACAAGCGTGATTCTGGGAGCGATTTTTAACTATTATATTCAAATTGGGATTACAGAATACGGGAAATGGTATGACTATTACATTGTTTCAGGAGCTACCTTTTTTCAAATATTTATTTTGACAGGAGTTTTTCTGGGAGTATATCTTATATGTAATAGATATATATTTGGAACAGTTTTTAATATTATTTTTGGAACTGCAATTAGTGTTATAAATAGTATCAAATTTGATATGAGAAGTGAACCTTTTATTCCTGCGGATTTATCCTGGTGGAAAGAATTTCAAACATTGTCAAAATTTATTTCGATTGATATTGTTCCGATTATGTGGGGAATTTTTTTACTGTTATTTTTTACTTTATATTTGCAGAGGCGTGGTCTGCTATCTGGTAAAATTGTATCCAAAAATTGGAAAAGATTGTTGTATGTTGTACTCATTTGGCAAATATTTGTAGGAATTGTACACGTATTTTCTCAGGCAAAAGATGAAAACATTCCTAAAGGAATTCCGGTATTATCGTCGGTCAATAATGTATATGACATCGCTTGGCAAGGATTGAATGCAAGAGCAAGATTTCAATCATTAAGCTATGTTTGGATGAAACAGTTTTCGATTAAAGTGATGGAAACACCTGTAAGGTATTCAAAATCTGCTATTGATGAGATAGTTCAAAAATATAAAACACATTCAAATGAGCTGAATCGCAGTAGAATAAATTCTATTTCTGATCAAACTGTTATTTATGTTTTGAGCGAAAGTTTATCGAATCCAAAACACATTCCTCAAATTACAGCCTCAACAGAAGTTCTACCGAATATTGAGGAGATAAAGAGCAAAACAACTAGTGGAATGATGAAGTCTGATGGATACGGTGGAGGAACAGCCAATATGGAGTTTCAGACTTTGACAGGATTACCTAAATATAATTTTACTTCTTTTGTGTCGATTCTCTATACGGAGGTTGTACCAAGATTTTCAATATTTCCAACAATCAGTGATCAATTTTTATCAAATAATAGAATTGTTCTACATTTTGCTCATGCAAACAATTATTCAAGAAATATTATTTACAAACGTCTGGATTTTGATAAGCAGATATTTTTAAAGAATGGAAATGTAAAGATAGAACCACCTTCTATTCTGGGCGCTCATCCTAGTGATCAGTCAACTTATGATGAGTTAATAAGACAGTTGGATGTTAACGAAAGTCAATTTTTTTCAGTAATGACAATGCAAAATCATGCACCTTGGTATTTCGATACACCAGAAAATCTAATTGTAACAGGAGAAGGATTTACGAATTCTGAGAATTCTTCCTTAACTTCTTATTCCCGTTTACTTTATCAAACTGATCAGGCTACGAAAAAATTTTTAGATGATTTATCTAAGGTGAATAAAAAAATTACGGTTGTTTTTTATGGTGATCATTTACCAGGTTTATACCCTAAATCAGCATTTGAGAAGAATCCAGATAGTCAATATCTCACGGATTACTTTATATGGAGTAATTTTGATACGCCTAAATTGGATTATCCGCTTGTAAATTCTAGTGACTTTACAGCTTTAACGCTAGAACAAACAAATTCAAAGGTATCACCTTATTATGCCTTGCTTACAGAGGTCTTGCATAAGGCAAGTGTAGATAAGAATGAATTAGATGATGAAGGAAGAGCGATTGCAGAAGATTTAAAACTAGTGCAGTATGACTTAGTTGCTGGGAAAGGCTATCTTCCAAAGGAATTTTTTGAAATCCCTAAATAGGCATTTTAAATTTACAAAATAGAATAGTTCGTCTATTCTATTTTTTTTGATTTTATGGTAAACTATATAGGAGGAGGTAAGCGATGATAAAGATTTTTGGTCAGTTGCGATACCATTGGCAGCCAGATGTATCCATTTTAGTTGTGTATTGGTCTTTATCACTGATTCCGATATTTGTAGGGCTTTCTTTGATGTATGAGAGTTCAAGAATTCCTACCTTAGTCTTATTTTCCTTCTTTTTATTTATGTTGTTATTAGGATTGGGTGTCCATCGTTATTTTACCATCTACGAAGATGGGATGTTGGGGATTATTACGGCCAACCCTTTTACACCGAAAAAAATTGCGATCGCAAGCATAAAAAAAGTAGAAGTGACGAAGACCTCTATTACACTCTTTTTAGACGGCAAAGAAAAAGGCCGAACCTTCTGTATGCGAAAGTGGCCGAAGAAATACTTTGTCAATGCTCTTGCCTTAAATGAGCATTTCCAAGGAGAAGTTGAATTGATGGATCATTTGACTCATTTGGATTATTTTGAAGTGTATTATGGAAACACTCAAAAAGATTAGTCTCCTAGGAGTGCGCGTGTGGGACATTCTCTCACAGCCTCCAGAATTCCTTCATCAGGAGTGACTTCTTTTTCAAGAAGGTCGTCTTCTTGGTGAAATTTGACAATTCCATTATCGTGGTAATCAAATAAATCGGAATAAGTTTGGCAAAGCCCGCAAGCAATACATCGTTCAGGAATTAGTTTTATCTTCATATACATATTGTAATAAGATTTTGAAAAAAATACAAGGAGGAAGTTATGGAAAAAGAAGGTTGGGAAGAAAATATTTATGAAAATGGAGAAGAAGAGTTGAAGCGTTCAAGTAAATCAACCAGTGTTTTAGCGACACGTTTATTGACGATTTTAGCGTCAGTATTTTTTGTGATTGTCATTATAATGATTGCCCTGCTCGTCTATCTATCGACAGGTGGTAGCAATAAAAAGACCAATATGGAAGGATTCTTTAGTACGTCAGTCAATGCAGGTGCGACGACAGAAACCGTTGTAGCCTCATCGACAGAAGGCGAAGGAGAAGTTCAGGAAGGTGAAGAACAGACTTCTCAAACTCCTGCGGAAGGAACTATAGTGGTTCTAGCTGGCGAAGGAGAAGCTTCCATCGCAGCCCGTGCAGGGATTTCGATTGCTGATTTGGAACGTTTAAACCCTTCCCACATGTCAACAGGTTCTTGGTATGCCAATCCTGGTGATGTTGTAAAGATTCGCTAGGAGTACAGGCATGAAACAAATTCAAATCGCCATTGATGGCCCAGCCTCAAGTGGTAAAAGTACCGTTGCAAAGATTATTGCGAGAGATTTCGGCTATACTTATTTAGATACAGGGGCGATGTATCGTGCTGTCACCTATCTAGCCCTTCAAAATGGTCTAGGGCTAGAAGATATAGATTCTATCCTGATGCTTTTAGAGGCCCATCCGATTAGTTTTGGTCGTGATGAGGAAGGGGAGCAGTTAGTTTTCGTTGGGGATGTTGATGTCACACATGCCATTCGAGAAAATGATGTCACGAATGCTGTATCTGCTGTGGCGGCACAGGAGATGATTCGAGAGCGTCTCGTCGCCTTGCAACGTTCCATTGCAGAACAAGGCGGGATTGTCATGGATGGTCGTGATATTGGGACCGTTGTCCTTCCAACAGCAGAATTAAAGATTTTCCTAGTAGCCTCTGTCCAAGAACGTGCAGAGCGTCGCTATAAAGAAAATCTTCAAAAAGGGATTGAGACAGATCTAGCAACCTTAGAAAAAGAAATTGCAGAAAGAGACTATAAGGATAGTCATAGAGCTGTATCGCCTTTAAAACCAGCCGAGGATGCCATTCATTTTGATACCACAGGCGTCGATATTCCAGCAGTTGTAGATTTTATTTCTAAAAAAGCGAAAAAAATTCTTGACAAATCAGCTGAAACTTGATAAGATAATAGAGTTGAGAAAAGCAGAAGTGAGAGCTTCTCGCCTTGCGACTAACGTTGTCTGGCTCTACGGATTAAGTTTCAGTGATGGAATAAATCATGTAGGACGGATTTGCGTTGCAAGTCCGTTCTTGTTTTTCTCTAAAAATAAAAAAGAGGTGAAAACCATAGCAAAACAAGACTTATTCATCAATGATGAAATTCGTGTGCGTGAAGTTCGCTTGATTGGTCTTGAGGGTGAGCAATTAGGCATTAAACCACTTGCAGAGGCACAAGCTTTGGCCGATAATGCAAGCGTGGATTTAGTGTTAATTCAACCACAAGCCAAACCACCTGTTGCAAAAATTATGGACTACGGTAAGTTCAAATTTGAGTATCAGAAAAAGCAGAAAGAACAGCGCAAAAAGCAAAGTGTTGTTACCGTCAAGGAAGTTCGTCTCAGTCCAACGATTGATAAAGGGGACTTTGATACGAAACTTCGCAATGCACGAAAATTCCTTGAAAAAGGAAACAAAGTGAAGGTTTCTATCCGTTTCAAAGGACGGATGATTACCCATAAAGAAATTGGAGCTAAGGTATTAGCAGATTTTGCTGAAGCGACACAAGATGTGGCGATTATTGAGCAAAGAGCTAAGATGGATGGACGTCAAATGTTCATGCAGTTAGCCCCAATCCCTGACAAAAAATAGCTGTCAGAAAGTTAGAAAAAGGAGAATATACCATGCCAAAACAAAAAACACACCGCGCATCAGCTAAACGTTTCAAACGTACAGGTTCTGGTGGATTGAAACGTTTCCGTGCTTACACTTCTCACCGTTTCCACGGAAAAACTAAAAAACAACGTCGTCATCTTCGCAAAGCTTCTATGGTATCTGCAGGAGATTTCAAACGTATTAAAGCAATGCTTACTGGTCTTAAATAAGACAGTTGTAGATTTATTCTAGGAATTATTGGAGGAAATATAAATGGCACGTGTTAAAGGTGGCGTTGTATCACGCAAACGTCGTAAACGTATTTTAAAATTAGCTAAAGGTTACTATGGTGCAAAACATATCTTGTTCCGTACTGCAAAAGAACAAGTAATGAATTCTTACTACTATGCATACCGTGACCGTCGTCAGAAAAAACGTGATTTCCGTAAATTGTGGATCACACGTATTAATGCGGCAGCTCGTATGAACGGTTTGTCATACTCACAATTGATGCATGGTTTGAAATTGGCTGAAATCGAAGTAAACCGCAAAATGTTGGCTGATCTTGCTGTAAATGATGCAGCTGCTTTCACAGCGCTTGCAGATGCGGCAAAAGCTAAATTGGCTAAATAAATCTAAGATAAGAAAATGAACGACACTCTATAAATTGGGCAGTGATATCCAAGTTATAGAGTGTTTTTCTCTATTCCCAATCATTTTATGGCGACTGGGAAAGAGACAAAAACTCCCCAAGTCAGATAAGATAGACTTGGGGAGTTCTTTATAGGCTGGTTGAGTGTTTGGGTTGGACTTTTTGGTCTGGGTAGAGATAATTCATAGCATTATTGATAGCAGTTGGTGCTTCTCCTAAGCCAGTTGCGATAAGGTCGATCTTACCTTCGTAGCTACAACAGTCTCCTGCTGCATAAATACCGGCTACAGAGGTTTCTTGCTTGCTATTGACCTTAATTTTGTGACGGTCGAGTTCCAAGCCCCAGTTTTTGAGATTGCCAACAGAGGATTTAAATCCGTAGTTCACAAAAAGGTGGTCCAAAGCGAGATGTTCTGTCTCCTCAGACTTGATTTTTGAGATTTCTAGATGGGTAAGGCGTGTGCCATCTCCGATGAGTTTGCTTGGGACAAATGGTGTTTTGATGGTCACACTAGACTCTTCTAAGGCACTGACGCTATGCTCTAAGGCACGGAAATTTTCGCGTCTGTGAACAATGGTTGTTGAAGAAAGTTTTTCAAAAGCAAGTGCCCAATCCACCGCTGAATCTCCGCCTCCCAAAATCACGACATTTTGACCTGCATATTGATGGAGATTTGAGACATGGTAATGGATGTTGTCAAAGTCTTCGACTCCCTCTAGTTCCAAGGGGCGTGGTTTGAAGGCTCCGCCTCCCATGGCAATTAAAATAGCCTTACTATGGTGCTGGCCTTTGGTGGTTGTAAGGATGAATTCTTGTTCTGTCTTTTCAATGTTTAGTACCGTTTCGTTGAGATGGATACTGGTTTCAAAGCTGGTTAATTGGTCAATTAAGCGAGTGGTCAATTCTTCACCTGTTAAATTTGTAAAGCCTGGGACATCCAAGATTTTCTTTTCAGGATAGAGAATGGCCGGCTGTCCTCCGAGTTGTGGAAGAGAGTCAATCAATTTGACCTTGGCTTGGCGTAAATGGGCATAAAAGGCAGCAAAGAGACCGGTAGGGCCGCCACCGATAATCGTAATATCAAATACTTCAGACATAGGTACTCCTTCAAAAATAACTTCTTTTATTCTACCATAAATGAAAAGAAAAGATGGAAAAAATGTGTTTATTGTTCAGAATTATGCTACAATAGAGTAGATGATGAGAGCGGAACCAATCTCAAAAAGAGAGAGTGGATTGTCGCTCATGATGGGGGTAATAGGGAGGAAATTTCCTTGCCCCCTCGCATCTTGATGATTAAATGAACTTTGGGTGAGAAATGTTACGTCTTGCCCGATGAACGTAAAGGAGCTACTATGCAAGCAGTGGAACATTTTATTGAAACTTTTGTACCAGAACACTATGATTTGTTTTTGGATTTAAGTCGGCAGGAAAAAGCTTTTACAGGACGTGTTACTATCACTGGTGAAGCCAAGTCAGAAACGATTTCTCTTCATCAGAAGGATTTAAACATTCAAGCTGTCCGATTAGGTGACGAAGAGGTATCCTTTGAAGTGAACAAGGAGAAAGAATCGCTTTCTATTTCGCTCCCTCGCACTGGTTCTGTAACATTTGTGGTTGAGTTTTCAGGAAACATCACGGACAATATGACAGGAATTTATCCATCTTACTATGTGGTGGATGGTTTGCGTCAGGAAGTTTTGTCGACCCAGTTTGAAAGTCATTTTGCCCGCGAAGCTTTTCCATGTGTGGATGAGCCAGAAGCCAAGGCAACCTTTGATTTATCGTTGAAATTTGACCAGGCAGAGGGCGAGATTGCCTTGTCCAATATGCCAGAAATTGACCTTGAAAAACGCAAAGAAACAGGTGTTTGGACTTTTGCAACAACTCCTCGCATGTCTTCTTATCTGCTTGCTTTTGCGGCGGGAGATTTGCAGGGCATCACCACGACAACCAAGAATGGAACCTTGGTGGGAGTTTATGCGACAAAGGCGCAACCAGTTGGTAAATTAGATTTCGCATTGGATATTGCCAAGCGTTCGATTGAATTTTACGAAGATTATTTTGGTGTTGCTTATCCAATTCCACAATCTCTTCATGTGGCACTTCCTGATTTTTCAGCAGGTGCTATGGAAAACTGGGGCTTGGTGACCTATCGAGAAGTGTATTTGCTAGCGGATGAACACTCAAGTGTTACGAGCCGTCAACAGGTTGCGTTGGTGATTGCCCATGAAGTAGCTCACCAGTGGTTTGGAAACCTTGTGACGATGAAGTGGTGGGACGACCTCTGGTTAAATGAGAGCTTTGCCAATATGATGGAGTACGTCTGTGTGGATGCCTTAGAACCAAGCTGGAAGATTTTTGAAGATTTCCAAACAGGCGGTGTCGGAGCAGCCTTGAAACGCGATGCTACGGATGGGGTCCAATCTGTCCATGTCGAAGTAACTCATCCAGATGAAATCAATACTCTCTTTGATGGGGCAATCGTTTATGCCAAAGGAAGCCGTCTCATGCACATGCTTCGTCGTTGGCTTGGAGATGAAGCTTTTGCCAAGGGGTTGAATGCCTACTTTAAGAAACACCAATACGGAAATACCGTAGGAACGGACCTTTGGAATGCCCTTAGCGATGCTTCTGGCCGTGATGTGGCAGGATTCATGGATGCTTGGTTGGAGCAACCAGGCTATCCAGTCTTGACCTTGTCTGTAAAAGAGGATGTCTTGACGATTTCTCAAAAACAATTCTTTATCGGAGAAAGCGAAGAAAAGGGACGTCTGTGGCCAGTACCGCTAAACAGCAACTGGCAGGGTCTGCCAGATACTTTGACCGAAGAAAGTATTCGCATTCCAAATTACAGCCAGCTAGCTGCTGAAAATGAAGGAGCACTTCGTCTCAATACGGAAAACACAGCTCACTATATCACAAATTATCAAGGCGAACTTTTGGATAATCTGTTGAGTAACCTTGCAAGCTTAGATGCGACTAGCAAACTTCAGATTGTGCAAGACCGCCGTTTATTAGCAGA
The window above is part of the Streptococcus himalayensis genome. Proteins encoded here:
- a CDS encoding ABC transporter ATP-binding protein; this translates as MPEKQIALKVENVSKSFHLPTESTQSLRTSLVNYFRGIKGYKEQHVLENVSFEVEKGDFFGIIGRNGSGKSTLLKVISQIYTPESGKVTVNGTLVPFIELGVGFNPELTGRENIYLNGALLGFSREEISAMYDDIVEFAELEEFMDQKLKNYSSGMQVRLAFSIAIKAQGDILILDEVLAVGDEAFQRKCFDYFAQLKREKKTVILVTHSMEQVQRFCNKAMLIDKGYQTVIGTPMEISQIYKTLNGIDVKTESAGQLASHGISVEADFKNQQNATLLFNFDVCFEQEILDPVLTFTIHKDNGELLYRWVSDEEMDGEINVVDQRVHITFDIQNIFPNGKFLTELGVKSRDRSKEYAIFSGISNFELINRGKAGNNIYWKPKANVKLI
- a CDS encoding glycosyltransferase, which encodes MFQNKKILITHIWLRGFSGAEINILELASFFKNNGAEVEVFTLSAQDPMKSEFETREICLITDYFHPFDLSRYDYIWSAQNILPASIIKSLGQKREKTPKFLFFHMAALPEHVLEQPFVYQLEEHISSGTLAISQEIVDCNLHRFFREIPNLQFYQNPVPSEYLKEKYSCSQVELKKILVISNHPPQEIKDLKEELKEYKIEVDYYGVWADKYELISPDLLARYDCVIGIGKNIPYCLVMGKPIYVYDHFAGPGFLTDENFELAEYHNFSGRGFEEQKRTSKEIAKDIVANFSAAKNFQEKNLERFQEQFSLQNIIPLILKTVEQRAEVGTIFDSYYITYLLAMNTLIKDLVRLNNDTMNLWEGIHNLEGELESLKIVADEREVIKNELELLKLSRFYKLSLVWTKIKKILRNKE
- a CDS encoding rhamnosyltransferase WsaF family glycosyltransferase: MNKLISTYKNEGTRATLRKISHKLKSIKYPSGEMSPKIDMSAIPVMPQLEDLIKADYIHQPYVKPEKLDKDRLNIAWVTPPVGPGGGGHTTISRFVKYLQSQGHRLTFYLYRNNTIPQSAKEAQDIFERSYKLNVPVKEIEEFQDEDVVFATSWETAYAVFNLIGENLHKFYFVQDFEPIFYGVGSRYKLAEATYKFGFYGITAGAWLPDKVKEYGMEADYFNFGADIDIYRPKAPILKKKKIAFYARAHTERRGFELGVMALKIFKEKHPEYEIEFFGQEMSNYDIPFEFTDRGILNKQELAEIYHESVACLVLSLTNVSLLPLELLVAGCVPVMNTGDNNTKVLGDNTDIVYAEAYPIDLATKLSEVVEREAISEYAEEISQKYQATSWEESYKKVEEIILREVTRV
- a CDS encoding glycosyltransferase family 2 protein produces the protein MEETLAALYRQKTNFEWDVLITDSGSRDKSVEIIERFAEKYGNIQLKKIAKEDYSHGGTRQMAAEISSGEIMVYLSQDAVPYNENWLTEMVTPFALNPNIAGVVARQKPRLACFPAMKYDIEAVFREQGAEDALTFWTRSDETLKGTYTKESFYSDVCSSAPREFLVNQIGYRQVAYSEDYEYGKDILDAGYIKVYNAKAIVEHSNDVLLSQYRKRMFDETYNIRINSGVTTPVSLATLVMNTVKGSLKDAVKICRDSDFSRKRKLYWLCVNPLFHLEKWRGFRLANKVDISEDHSRYSLEKSGG